In Helicoverpa armigera isolate CAAS_96S chromosome 20, ASM3070526v1, whole genome shotgun sequence, one DNA window encodes the following:
- the LOC110378588 gene encoding uncharacterized protein LOC110378588, translating to MCSLKSLLVICSLFSVIFAASLNGSIGFPEAEEDPNLVNKDNRQPVYIPSMCAENELYYPGDQKDDWICDCRPGFLYHPKSDACWAAYTKGPCLDGQYLILPQGSAIPLCETNPCVINKLVMFNGKCQPLSTTAPCNHLWPPAVLTINATTLTPNCERINLLSRFGDRPVVVLPKCPPGCKRSVNGRCVPIAG from the exons atgtgttcCCTTAAAAGTTTACTGGTAATATGTTCGTTATTTAGTGTAATATTCGCCGCTAGCTTAAATGGATCAATTGGTTTCCCCGAGGCGGAAGAGGATCCTAACTTAGTCAATAAGGAC AACCGACAACCTGTCTACATCCCATCGATGTGTGCGGAGAACGAGCTGTACTACCCTGGAGACCAGAAGGATGACTGGATATGCGATTGCAGGCCAG GTTTCTTATACCACCCAAAGTCGGACGCCTGCTGGGCAGCCTACACGAAGGGTCCCTGCCTAGACGGCCAGTACTTAATTTTACCGCAAGGGTCTGCAATACCCCTCTGCGAAACAAATCCCTGCGTTATCAACAAGTTAGTGATGTTCAACGGGAAATGTCAGCCGCTGTCGACGACCGCTCCATGCAATCACTTGTGGCCTCCTGCAGTTCTGACCATCAACGCCACGACGTTGACCCCCAACTGTGAACGAATCAACTTACTGTCCAGGTTTGGTGACCGACCGGTCGTCGTGTTGCCGAAGTGTCCACCCGGCTGCAAGAGAAGTGTTAACGGAAGATGTGTTCCTATTGCAGGatga
- the LOC110378589 gene encoding ankycorbin — protein sequence MDKRATSGRAEPIPSILKKPKGRHKGDLVDKSTKIKREKVEGSKKGGDVSAPLQQGCSPLMYACQQADYKAVVDILNKDPASVRVRDRGLRCALHYCASSGAGASQAARAACADRVLMAAPALADARDADGLTPLHLAVVHGNVPLVQTLLAAGADVNARDDEHHTVVHWATVCGEVGALRAVLASGADAATPDQHGGYPLHYAAQMCGAPAATDHQSRGAALEVLRALVKEGGASVDVRDADGRTPLLWAASAGSAAAVLALHQAGSKVDDADRDGLTALHCAAARGHTEALETLVGLCGARVDVADSHGCTPLHYAAALGHADATSALLQHGADSHRQDRRGRSPAHTAAAKGQIETVRILGARGANLWLRNSKGDLPLHEAVASGRRELVKWLLDGRPSQVNATNHEGRTPLHIAAATDNADLCRLLLDRGAEVNLVARSSKNEPLTPLDCATSRGHRSTAKYLQMHGGLPASKLANTEIVIDGAPITALPTRRVTSTKIDVHDRIRIEKREVVELSSPVQERRRIKDKDSSDTSNDSSTDNRKKMVRKKSEPHRHKNNNHKERRKRLMHTQKSFSDGYDTEFEGYEREDSRDRKHKSSKKNRSKSEPSRRHRRSAKHHRYRSRSDSSSDSESYSEKRKSRRHRRSKRKTSSPSESSSSESSERRSTKRKGKKTSIHIENDDEKQSVNIIKYKTTEHLQGKEKNENVVSDFETKTDGIKSENDKEENKLVKAGQSETETDTLSVKTNMIITEAQIHMERQSSQLGNSELNVTVDSSNNVSIETTNLSLTHKDMTEQTKPDSEKLEIEDDDKEAPKDESAEAPTSETKKEPPPSDLPTADQQQTSNENDQEQSKTLSQEDSNKDKELPDDTKTQHESQNEEIEKSEAKPTESSENIKSPAQTPKDQVTENELKTPPSSLELTRRKSFQVLSGPDDKTSPTKDESENLKTSCDVPSIEQTETQEKVSPAVSFSNKDIIIDSEESKNKVDHLMGESVDHSLDPETDKQIQDSILQKDSSESNAMSSEERRKDFASTTGSSTENAQSNDKGLVSVLDDDVLASDRAVQQVILENLSEEFDVDLALPQSSPKRNRKTSKESQGSSRKSSIYETESYKVLSDIASAPDVTTGILKKTFVKTDGDGVLEDGEIIDGDRLSKDGYLGRVPSVSDNEVYSHSEANGRRKRFRKKGRTKSRLTIRSKSENSERGYESSGLMDSGFEPSPRAIQRRITSPRLAAYYQQRNASGRYSGKSDSRIPVRKPGDKNAVDMKSVTQRIQTNMRRYYCERKIFQHLLELKRLQIRTSKANEAVLVKRAIDEYNKSSLANVGLGPYNTPDFSFSSFEKFLYESLRKLQKSGKKHLDKLPEKPFDFDYGESELYKMSAIPDNPCLCTSKTHRCFHAVHAYTGIPCSAYIPYKWNHHTMPKPATAGPSSKSKGFLPKINSKPPPGTGKAHVTLEVSHGTEKQLIALPAEKLDKNKRYYVTFTVKGSEPTSDNDNSSPSATLNTKSVRTG from the exons ATGGACAAGCGCGCCACCAGCGGCCGGGCCGAGCCCATCCCGAGCATCCTCAAGAAACCTAAGGGCCGTCACAAAGGAGATCTGGTTGACAAGAGCACAAAGATCAAGCGTGAAAAGGTGGAGGGTTCGAAGAAAGGCGGAGATGTGAGCGCGCCGCTGCAGCAGGGGTGCTCGCCTCTCATGTACGCCTGCCAGCAGGCTGACTACAAGGCAGTCGTTGATATACTCAATAAGGAC CCAGCATCGGTACGTGTCCGTGACCGCGGGCTGCGCTGTGCGCTGCACTACTGCGCTTCaagcggcgcgggcgcgtcCCAGGCTGCGCGCGCGGCCTGCGCAGACCGCGTGCTGATGGCGGCGCCGGCGCTGGCCGACGCGAGAGACGCCGACGGCCTCACGCCGCTACACCTCGCCGTCGTGCATGGCAACGTGCCGCTGGTGCAGACGCTGCTCGCAGCCGGCGCTGATGTCAATGCAAGAGATGATGAGCATCATACTGTTGTTCATTGGGCAACTG TATGCGGTGAGGTGGGCGCGCTGCGAGCAGTGCTTGCATCCGGCGCAGACGCAGCTACCCCGGACCAGCACGGCGGGTACCCGCTGCATTACGCCGCGCAAATGTGCGGGGCCCCTGCCGCCACCGATCATCAG AGTAGAGGAGCAGCATTAGAAGTGTTACGGGCATTGGTGAAGGAAGGTGGAGCAAGTGTGGACGTGAGAGATGCTGATGGCAGAACACCCTTGTTGTGGGCGGCGTCAGCTGGCTCTGCGGCTGCAGTGCTCGCTTTGCACCAGGCTGGTTCTAAGGTTGATGACGCTGACAG GGATGGCTTGACAGCTCTGCACTGCGCTGCAGCTAGAGGACATACGGAAGCTCTAGAAACGTTAGTTGGCTTATGTGGTGCGCGTGTGGATGTGGCCGACTCGCATGGCTGTACTCCACTGCACTACGCGGCTGCGTTAGGACACGCAGATGCAACATCAGCTCTCTTGCAGCACGGAGCAGACTCCCACCGACAAGATAGAAGAGGACGCAGTCCAGCTCATACAGCGGCAGCTAAAGGGCAAATAGAAACTGTACGGATACTCG GTGCTAGAGGGGCCAACCTTTGGTTACGAAATTCAAAGGGTGATTTACCTTTACACGAAGCCGTTGCATCTGGAAGACGTGAATTGGTAAAGTGGCTTTTAGATGGTCGGCCATCTCAAGTGAATGCTACTAATCATGAAGGTCGTACCCCATTACATATAGCAGCAGCTACAGATAATGCAGATCTCTGCCGTTTGTTGTTGGATCGAGGCGCTGAAGTTAATCTAGTAGCGAGATCTTCAAAAAACGAACCACTAACGCCTTTAGATTGCGCAACCAGTCGGGGGCATCGATCTACGGCTAAATATCTCCAAATGCATGGTGGTCTACCTGCATCTAAGTTAGCCAATACTGAAATTGTAATAGATGGAGCGCCAATTACTGCATTACCAACAAGAAGAGTCACGAGTACAAAAATTGATGTTCATGATAGAATAAGAATAGAAAAGAGGGAAGTTGTTGAGCTATCTAGCCCAGTTCAAGAAAGACGAAgaataaaagataaagatagtAGTGACACATCGAATGATTCTTCTACCGATAATAGAAAAAAGATGGTGAGGAAGAAGTCAGAACCACatagacataaaaataataaccataAAGAACGCAGAAAAAGACTCATGCATACGCAAAAAAGCTTTAGTGATGGATACGATACTGAATTTGAGGGATATGAAAGAGAAGATTCACGCGACCGTAAACATAAAAGTTCGAAGAAAAATAGGTCAAAGAGTGAACCTTCCAGAAGACATAGGCGTAGTGCGAAACATCATCGTTATAGATCTCGTTCGGATAGTTCTTCAGACTCAGAAAGTTATTCAGAAAAGAGAAAAAGCAGACGCCATAGGCGTAGCAAAAGAAAAACTAGCTCACCTTCTGAGAGTAGTAGTTCCGAATCGAGTGAGAGACGAAGCACAAAACGCAAAGGAAAGAAAACATCTATCCATAtagaaaatgatgatgaaaaacagagtgttaatataattaaatataaaacaacagAACATTTACAGGGTaaagaaaaaaacgaaaatgTAGTTAGTGATTTTGAAACGAAAACTGATGGTATTAAATCGGAAAACGACAAAGAAGAAAATAAGTTAGTAAAAGCAGGTCAAAGTGAGACTGAAACTGATACTCTGTCAGTCAAAACGAATATGATTATAACTGAAGCTCAAATTCATATGGAACGACAATCAAGTCAATTGGGAAACTCTGAATTAAATGTAACAGTTGATTCTTCAAACAATGTATCCATTGAGACAACCAATTTATCGTTGACACATAAAGACATGACAGAACAGACCAAACCGGACAGCGAAAAACTAGAGATTGAAGACGATGATAAAGAGGCCCCTAAAGATGAAAGTGCAGAAGCCCCAACCTCTGAAACTAAAAAAGAACCCCCACCATCTGATTTGCCCACCGCAGACCAACAACAAACCTCTAATGAAAACGATCAAGAGCAAAGTAAAACTTTAAGCCAAGAAGATTCTAATAAAGACAAGGAATTACCCGATGATACTAAAACACAACACGAATCGCAAAACgaagaaatagaaaaatctgAAGCAAAACCAACCGAGAgttcagaaaatataaaatcaccAGCGCAAACTCCAAAAGATCAAGTTACAGAAAATGAGTTGAAGACACCTCCAAGTTCTTTAGAGTTAACACGAAGAAAGTCATTTCAAGTATTGTCGGGACCGGATGATAAGACATCACCAACAAAAGATGAATCAGAAAATTTGAAGACAAGTTGCGACGTGCCTAGTATTGAACAAACAGAAACCCAGGAAAAGGTTTCTCCGGCGGtatcattttcaaataaagatATCATAATTGATAGCGAAGAATCTAAAAACAAAGTTGACCATTTAATGGGGGAGTCTGTTGATCACAGCTTAGATCCAGAAACTGATAAACAAATACAAGATAGCATTTTACAAAAAGACAGCAGCGAAAGTAACGCAATGAGTTCAGAAGAGAGGAGGAAAGACTTTGCATCTACAACAGGCAGTAGTACTGAAAATGCTCAAAGCAATGATAAAGGCTTGGTCTCGGTtcttgatgatgatgttctcgCGAGTGATCGAGCTGTTCAGCAAGTTATCTTGGAGAATTTGTCAGAAGAATTTGATGTCGATTTGGCATTGCCGCAGTCATCGCCCAAGAGAAACAGAAAAACCTCAAAAGAAAGCCAAGGCAGCAGTCGAAAGAGTAGTATTTACGAAACGGAAAGTTATAAAGTGTTATCGGATATAGCAAGTGCACCTGATGTGACAACTGGTATTCTCAAGAAAACATTTGTAAAAACAGATGGTGATGGTGTTTTGGAAGATGGAGAAATAATTGATGGTGACAGGCTATCAAAAGATGGTTACTTAGGTAGAGTTCCCAGTGTAAGTGATAATGAGGTTTATAGCCATAGTGAAGCAAATGGACGAAGGAAACGGTTTCGAAAGAAGGGCAGGACGAAAAGTCGATTGACTATTAGATCTAAAAGTGAAAATTCTGAAAGAGGCTATGAATCTAGTGGTTTGATGGATTCAGGATTTGAACCAAGTCCTAGGGCTATTCAGCGCCGAATTACAAGTCCTCGTCTTGCTGCATATTACCAACAAAGGAACGCTAGTGGTAGATACTCGGGCAAATCTGACAGTCGTATACCGGTTCGAAAACCAGGAGATAAAAACGCCGTTGATATGAAGTCGGTTACGCAGAGAATCCAGACCAATATGAGAAG GTATTATtgcgaaagaaaaatattccaacATTTACTGGAACTCAAGCGGCTTCAAATTAGAACAAGCAAAGCAAATGAAGCAGTCCTCGTAAAAAGAGCCATCGACGAATACAATAAATCTAGCTTAGCTAACGTTGGGTTGGGTCCATACAATACCCCTGATTTTTCCTTCAGCAGTTTTGAGAAATTCCTTTATGAGAGTTTGAGAAAACTGCAGAAAAGTGGCAAGAAACATTTGGATAAACTGCCAGAGAAgccttttgattttgattacgGAGAAAGTGAGCTCTATAAAATGAGTGCTATTCCTGATAACCCTTGTCTTTGTACTAGTAAGACCCATAGATGTTTCCATGCAGTTCATGCATATACTGGTATACCATGTTCAGCTTACA TACCGTACAAATGGAATCACCACACAATGCCGAAACCTGCAACAGCAGGGCCGAGTTCCAAGTCAAAAGGATTTCTTCCGAAAATTAACTCCAAACCGCCACCAGGTACCGGTAAGGCGCACGTCACGCTAGAAGTCTCCCATGGAACCGAGAAGCAGTTAATAGCTTTACCAGCAGAGAAACTGGATAAGAACAAACGATACTACGTCACTTTTACTGTAAAAGGTTCAGAGCCGACGTCAGACAATGACAATTCTTCTCCAAGCGCGACGTTAAACACCAAGAGTGTAAGGACTGGATGA